One Aphelocoma coerulescens isolate FSJ_1873_10779 chromosome 4A, UR_Acoe_1.0, whole genome shotgun sequence DNA window includes the following coding sequences:
- the SASH3 gene encoding SAM and SH3 domain-containing protein 3 isoform X3, which yields MLRRKPSNAGDKEPGHRKLSLQRSSSFKDFSKSKVSSPVSSEEFSLEENIPEDDASSASPEDAVRSSGTKLGRKWRAVISRTMNRKMGRMAVRALAEGKGEVEEEGSPCPLSPASSTEERSHDKVPLSYLELEEEEDGRPALGRQMSSGSDLPSPGDPGDGRRLEETVPAYTGPFCGRARVHTDFTPSPYDKDSLKLRKGDIIGIIEKPPVGTWTGLLNNRVGSFKFIYVDVIPEETVPARRSRGSSRNKRLKPKTLHELLERINLQEHTPTLLLNGYQTLEDFKELRETHLNELHITDPQHRAKLLTAAELLLDYDTASEPEDADTSEALPSPSGPKGDIPRDSGCFEGSETLDGSREEAELRGPEEQLGAVSMAESP from the exons ATGCTCCGTCGCAAGCCCTCCAACGCCGGGGACAAGGAGCCGGGACACAGGAAG ctttcCCTACAGCGTTCCAGCAGCTTCAAGGACTTCAGCAAGTCCAAGGTCAGCTCCCCTGTGTCAAGCGaggagttcagcctggaggagaac ATCCCTGAGGATGATGCCAGCAGTGCCAGTCCCGAGGATGCCGTGCGGAGCAGCGGGACGAAGCTGGGCAGGAAGTGGCGGGCGGTCATCTCCCGCACCATGAACCGCAAGATGGGCAGGATGGCCGTGAGAGCGCTGGCTGAGGGGAAG ggagaggtggaggaggaggggtcCCCAtgccccctgtccccagccagcagcacggAAGAGCGGAGCCATGACAAGGTGCCCCTGTCGTacctggagctggaggaggaggaggatgggcgCCCAGCCCTCGGACGCCAGATGTCCAGCG GCAGTGACCTTCCCAGCCCTGGCGATCCTGGGGACGGCCGGCGGCTGGAGGAGACTGTCCCGGCCTACACCGGCCCCTTCTGCGGCCGGGCCCGTGTCCACACCGACTTCACTCCCAGCCCCTACGACAAGGACTCCCTGAAGCTGCGG aaaggggacatcattgGCATCATCGAGAAGCCGCCTGTGGGCACCTGGACTGGGCTGCTCAACAACAGGGTGGGCTCCTTCAAGTTCATCTACGTGGATGTGATCCCTGAGGAGACAGTCCCTGCCCGCAGGAGCCGGGGCTCCAGCCGGAACAAGCGCCTCAAGCCCAAGACCCTCCATGAGCTGCTGGAGCGCATCAACctgcag GAGCACACCCCCACCCTCCTGCTGAACGGGTACCAGACCCTGGAGGACTTCAAGGAGCTGCGGGAGACCCACCTGAACGAACTGCACATCACGGACCCCCAGCACCGCGCCAAGCTGCTGACGGCCGCCGAGCTCCTCCTGGACTACGACA cagccagCGAGCCAGAGGATGCTGACACCTCCGAAGCCCTGCCATCGCCCTCAGGGCCCAAAGGGGACATTCCTCGGGACTCCGGCTGCTTTGAGGGATCAGAGACCCTGGATGGCAGCCGGGAGGAGGCTGAGCTGAGGGGTcccgaggagcagctgggggctgTCTCCATGGCAGAATCCCCCTGA
- the SASH3 gene encoding SAM and SH3 domain-containing protein 3 isoform X2, whose protein sequence is MLRRKPSNAGDKEPGHRKLSLQRSSSFKDFSKSKVSSPVSSEEFSLEENIPEDDASSASPEDAVRSSGTKLGRKWRAVISRTMNRKMGRMAVRALAEGKQGEVEEEGSPCPLSPASSTEERSHDKVPLSYLELEEEEDGRPALGRQMSSGSDLPSPGDPGDGRRLEETVPAYTGPFCGRARVHTDFTPSPYDKDSLKLRKGDIIGIIEKPPVGTWTGLLNNRVGSFKFIYVDVIPEETVPARRSRGSSRNKRLKPKTLHELLERINLQEHTPTLLLNGYQTLEDFKELRETHLNELHITDPQHRAKLLTAAELLLDYDTSEPEDADTSEALPSPSGPKGDIPRDSGCFEGSETLDGSREEAELRGPEEQLGAVSMAESP, encoded by the exons ATGCTCCGTCGCAAGCCCTCCAACGCCGGGGACAAGGAGCCGGGACACAGGAAG ctttcCCTACAGCGTTCCAGCAGCTTCAAGGACTTCAGCAAGTCCAAGGTCAGCTCCCCTGTGTCAAGCGaggagttcagcctggaggagaac ATCCCTGAGGATGATGCCAGCAGTGCCAGTCCCGAGGATGCCGTGCGGAGCAGCGGGACGAAGCTGGGCAGGAAGTGGCGGGCGGTCATCTCCCGCACCATGAACCGCAAGATGGGCAGGATGGCCGTGAGAGCGCTGGCTGAGGGGAAG cagggagaggtggaggaggaggggtcCCCAtgccccctgtccccagccagcagcacggAAGAGCGGAGCCATGACAAGGTGCCCCTGTCGTacctggagctggaggaggaggaggatgggcgCCCAGCCCTCGGACGCCAGATGTCCAGCG GCAGTGACCTTCCCAGCCCTGGCGATCCTGGGGACGGCCGGCGGCTGGAGGAGACTGTCCCGGCCTACACCGGCCCCTTCTGCGGCCGGGCCCGTGTCCACACCGACTTCACTCCCAGCCCCTACGACAAGGACTCCCTGAAGCTGCGG aaaggggacatcattgGCATCATCGAGAAGCCGCCTGTGGGCACCTGGACTGGGCTGCTCAACAACAGGGTGGGCTCCTTCAAGTTCATCTACGTGGATGTGATCCCTGAGGAGACAGTCCCTGCCCGCAGGAGCCGGGGCTCCAGCCGGAACAAGCGCCTCAAGCCCAAGACCCTCCATGAGCTGCTGGAGCGCATCAACctgcag GAGCACACCCCCACCCTCCTGCTGAACGGGTACCAGACCCTGGAGGACTTCAAGGAGCTGCGGGAGACCCACCTGAACGAACTGCACATCACGGACCCCCAGCACCGCGCCAAGCTGCTGACGGCCGCCGAGCTCCTCCTGGACTACGACA ccagCGAGCCAGAGGATGCTGACACCTCCGAAGCCCTGCCATCGCCCTCAGGGCCCAAAGGGGACATTCCTCGGGACTCCGGCTGCTTTGAGGGATCAGAGACCCTGGATGGCAGCCGGGAGGAGGCTGAGCTGAGGGGTcccgaggagcagctgggggctgTCTCCATGGCAGAATCCCCCTGA
- the SASH3 gene encoding SAM and SH3 domain-containing protein 3 isoform X1, translated as MLRRKPSNAGDKEPGHRKLSLQRSSSFKDFSKSKVSSPVSSEEFSLEENIPEDDASSASPEDAVRSSGTKLGRKWRAVISRTMNRKMGRMAVRALAEGKQGEVEEEGSPCPLSPASSTEERSHDKVPLSYLELEEEEDGRPALGRQMSSGSDLPSPGDPGDGRRLEETVPAYTGPFCGRARVHTDFTPSPYDKDSLKLRKGDIIGIIEKPPVGTWTGLLNNRVGSFKFIYVDVIPEETVPARRSRGSSRNKRLKPKTLHELLERINLQEHTPTLLLNGYQTLEDFKELRETHLNELHITDPQHRAKLLTAAELLLDYDTASEPEDADTSEALPSPSGPKGDIPRDSGCFEGSETLDGSREEAELRGPEEQLGAVSMAESP; from the exons ATGCTCCGTCGCAAGCCCTCCAACGCCGGGGACAAGGAGCCGGGACACAGGAAG ctttcCCTACAGCGTTCCAGCAGCTTCAAGGACTTCAGCAAGTCCAAGGTCAGCTCCCCTGTGTCAAGCGaggagttcagcctggaggagaac ATCCCTGAGGATGATGCCAGCAGTGCCAGTCCCGAGGATGCCGTGCGGAGCAGCGGGACGAAGCTGGGCAGGAAGTGGCGGGCGGTCATCTCCCGCACCATGAACCGCAAGATGGGCAGGATGGCCGTGAGAGCGCTGGCTGAGGGGAAG cagggagaggtggaggaggaggggtcCCCAtgccccctgtccccagccagcagcacggAAGAGCGGAGCCATGACAAGGTGCCCCTGTCGTacctggagctggaggaggaggaggatgggcgCCCAGCCCTCGGACGCCAGATGTCCAGCG GCAGTGACCTTCCCAGCCCTGGCGATCCTGGGGACGGCCGGCGGCTGGAGGAGACTGTCCCGGCCTACACCGGCCCCTTCTGCGGCCGGGCCCGTGTCCACACCGACTTCACTCCCAGCCCCTACGACAAGGACTCCCTGAAGCTGCGG aaaggggacatcattgGCATCATCGAGAAGCCGCCTGTGGGCACCTGGACTGGGCTGCTCAACAACAGGGTGGGCTCCTTCAAGTTCATCTACGTGGATGTGATCCCTGAGGAGACAGTCCCTGCCCGCAGGAGCCGGGGCTCCAGCCGGAACAAGCGCCTCAAGCCCAAGACCCTCCATGAGCTGCTGGAGCGCATCAACctgcag GAGCACACCCCCACCCTCCTGCTGAACGGGTACCAGACCCTGGAGGACTTCAAGGAGCTGCGGGAGACCCACCTGAACGAACTGCACATCACGGACCCCCAGCACCGCGCCAAGCTGCTGACGGCCGCCGAGCTCCTCCTGGACTACGACA cagccagCGAGCCAGAGGATGCTGACACCTCCGAAGCCCTGCCATCGCCCTCAGGGCCCAAAGGGGACATTCCTCGGGACTCCGGCTGCTTTGAGGGATCAGAGACCCTGGATGGCAGCCGGGAGGAGGCTGAGCTGAGGGGTcccgaggagcagctgggggctgTCTCCATGGCAGAATCCCCCTGA
- the XPNPEP2 gene encoding xaa-Pro aminopeptidase 2, with translation MCSLLWIAAWALLLHGCAAGQVPQAPSTRNDIRNCSLDPPYLPPTATITTARLAALRGTMRTHGALAYIVPSTDAHMSEYISERDARLGWLTGFTGSAGTAVVTQDKAALWTDSRYWTQAERELDCNWELQRTTSIESIGMWILKAVPAGGNVSLDPFLFSIDTWNSYSRALHGSGRTLIPLETNLVDQAWGDQRPLPSSSEIYSLPAEFTGSSWQEKVAGIRQRMEQHVRHPTAVLLSGLEETAWLFNLRGDDIPYNPVFYSYTLLTNTTISLFVEGSRLSVAARESLSSGCPGPLCVELQEYGQVSAHLRHYTQGNVTVWLGTEYTTYGLYGIIPQEKLLEEDYSPVMMAKAVKNAHEQEMLRAAHVRDAVAVIQYLLWLEKTVPQGQVDEFLGAQHINALRWAQEHSRGPSFQTISASGLNAALAHYSPSNGSSRTLSAGEMYLFDTGGQYLDGTTDITRTVHWGEPTPLQKEAYTRVLMGNIDLSRLVFPSHTAGRTVESFARRALWDIGLNYGHGTGHGIGNFLSVHEWPVGFQSNNVPLEAGMFTSIEPGYYRDGEFGIRIEDVVLVVEAQTQHQSGETPFLTFEVVSLVPYDRNLIDLRLLSPEQIRYLNSYYERIRAHVGPELRRQRLEEEYEWLQESTQPFPVNGAGTAAAGTLALASLLSVLLGGLGA, from the exons ATGTGCTCTCTGCTCTGGATCGCAGCCTGGGCACTCCTGCTTCACG gctgtgctgcagggcaggtgCCACAGGCTCCTTCCACCAGGAATGACATCCGGAACTGCTCCCTGGACCCACCG TACCTGCCACCGACGGCCACCATCACGACGGCGCGTctggccgcgctgcggggcaccATGCGGACCCACGGCGCCCTCGCCTACATCGTGCCCTCCACGGATGCCCACATG AGCGAGTACATCTCCGAGCGGGACGCGCGGCTGGGCTGGCTCACCGGTTTCACCGGCTCTGCAG GCACTGCTGTGGTGACACAGGACAAGGCTGCCCTGTGGACTGACAGCCGCTACTGGACCCAGGCAGAGCGGGAGCTGGACTGCaactgggagctgcagaggaCAA CCTCGATCGAGTCCATCGGGATGTGGATCCTGAAGGCGGTTCCTGCGGGGGGAAATGTCAGCTTGGAccccttcctcttctccatCG ACACCTGGAACAGCTACAGCCGGGCTCTACACGGCTCCGGCCGGACCCTAATCCCCCTCGAGACCAACCTTGTGGATCAGGCATGGGGTGACCAAAGaccccttccctcctccagcGAGATCTACAGCCTCCCAGCAGAGTTCACAG ggagcagctggcaggagaagGTGGCCGGGATCCGGCAGCGGATGGAGCAGCATGTGCGACACCCCACAGCCGTGCTGCTGTCGGGGCTGGAGGAGACGGCCT GGCTCTTCAACCTCCGTGGAGATGACATCCCCTACAACCCCGTCTTCTACTCCTACACCCTCCTGACCAACACGACCATAAG cctgtTCGTGGAGGGCTCCCGGCTCTCGGTGGCGGCGCGGGAGTCCCTGAGCTCGGGCTGCCCGGGGCCGCTCTgcgtggagctgcaggagtaCGGGCAGGTGAGCGCCCACCTGCGCCACTACACCCAGGGCAACGTCACCGTGTGGCTGGGCACCGAGTACACCACCTACGGCCTCTACGGCATCATCCCCCAG gagaagctgctggaggaggactACTCGCCTGTCATGATGGCCAAGGCTGTGAAAAATGCCCATGAGCAGGAGATGCTGCGAGCTGCCCAC GTCCGGGACGCGGTGGCCGTCATCCAGTACctgctgtggctggagaagacaGTCCCGCAGGGGCAGGTGGACGAGTTCTTGGGGGCTCAGCACATCAATGCACTTCGCTG gGCCCAGGAGCACAGCCGCGGGCCCAGCTTCCAGACCATCTCGGCCAGTGGGCTCAACGCGGCACTGGCCCACTACAG CCCCTCCAATGGCAGCAGCCGGACGCTGTCTGCGGGCGAGATGTACCTCTTCGACACCGGAGGGCAATATCT GGACGGGACAACAGACATCACTCGGACAGTGCACTGGGGTGAGCCCACCCCGCTGCAGAAG GAAGCCTACACCCGTGTGCTGATGGGCAACATTGACCTCTCCCGCCTCGTCTTCCCGTCACACACAGCAG GGAGAACAGTGGAGTCCTTCGCCCGCCGGGCACTCTGGGACATTGGACTCAACTACGGCCACGGGACTGGCCATGGCATCGGCAACTTCCTCTCAGTCCACGAGT GGCCCGTGGGCTTCCAGTCCAACAACGTGCCACTGGAGGCCGGCATGTTCACCTCCATCG AGCCCGGCTATTACCGGGATGGCGAGTTTGGGATCCGCATTGAGGATGTCGTCCTCGTGGTGGAGGCACAGACGCAG CACCAGAGCGGGGAGACGCCTTTTCTGACCTTCGAGGTGGTGTCCCTGGTGCCCTATGACCGCAACCTCATCGACCTCAGACTCCTGTCCCCAGAGCAG ATCCGGTACCTGAACTCCTACTACGAGAGGATCCGGGCGCACGTGGGGCCGGAGCTGCGGCGGCAGCGGCTGGAGGAGGAGTACGAGTGGCTGCAGGAGAgcacccagcccttcccagtgaACGGCGCCGGTACCGCCGCCGCGGGAACGCTGGCCCTCGCCTCGCTGCTCTCGGTGCTGCTCGGCGGGCTGGGGGCCTGA